TCGACGTGACCGAGGGATGGGAGCCGCTTTGCAGGTTTCTGGGCAAGCCCGTTCCCGACGTTGCTTTTCCCCGCAGCAATAGCCAGGAAGAGTTCTGGAAGCTGGTTCGCGGCGAGCCGCATTGACGGCGGCGAGCGACAACGATCATGAAGAAGACGACAACACCCGCTCCATGAGGGCGACAAGCTCGACGATGAGGCCCTGAAGGCGCTCATTCGCGCGGCCGTGGCCCAGAACATGCCGGCGCAAGCGGCCGCTCGCCGCGCCGGCACTCGGAAGAGACTCAAGAGCGACTGAGGCCGGATGGCGGGCGTGGGTCGGAGGTCGGCGGGGCACGGATTTCTCTGTTCAATTCTATACAGACGCGGTCGGCTTTCGAGCCGATGCTGCGCCTTATCCAGCCGTTACCGGCTTCGTACCAGAGACAGGAAATCAGATGGATAAGGATCGGATCAAGGGCGCGGCCAACCAGGCCAAGGGCGCCGTGAAGGAAGCCGCCGGCAAGCTGACCGGCGATGCCAAGCTCAAAGCCGAGGGCAAGACCGACAAGGCCGTGGGCCAGGTGCAGAGCGCCGTCGGCGGCCTCAAAGACACGCTTCGCGGCAAATAGCCGCCGCCGGCCGATCCTGGCCGGCAGCAATCGAAAGAGTGGCCTCACATGTCGCTAACAACAATTCTCATCATTGTCTTGGTCGTCCTGCTTCTCGGCGGCGGTGGCTGGGGCTATAGCCGCTGGCGCTGACAAGCCCCGGATCAAGCGGCTCTCGTCTCTTGGGAGCCGAGTGACCGAGAAGCCTGTGAAAGCTGAGATCGGCCGAGGCGGCCGATCTCCGTCCTCGGGTTCACCCCCGCGCCCCGCTTTCCGATCGACACCCTGCCGCCTCGGAATCTCAACTCCCATGCCAGTCCAGCACGCGGAGCGCGCGCAGCGTGTTCCAGCGGCGGGCCCTGCCGATCTCGGCTTCTAGTTCGAAGGGAAGCCGCTCGAGCCGGTCTGGGTGAAGGAGGTTGAGCGGCCAGCGCCCGTTCTGGTGGCGCCTCTTCTCCACCAGTGCCACCGCTTCGGCGACGCGCTCGTCGGGCGCAACGCCGGCGCTCCGCAGAAAATCCAGCCCGCGCAGCACGTCGTAATGCCAGGTGGTCGGAAAGGCGAAGCGCGTCCAGCGGTGATTGATCACCTCGCCGGAGGCGAGCGATCTGTGCAGGCGACGCTCCAGAAGATAATCCTGGGCCCGGGTCCGGGCCCGCGTCACGGCGGCCGGTGCGCCTTGCGCCGTCTCGTACTCGAGGAGCCCTTCCAGGACGCAGATCGTGGAGTGGAACGAGGATCGCCGGCTCGTCGGGGCCTCGCAGTTCCAGCCGCCATCCTCGAGCTGCTCCTCCAGGAGGCGATCGACCAGCCGGTCGCTGTCGGCGCCGAAATAAGCACCCGCCGCCAGGATCCGCCCGTTGATGCAGGCCTCGGTCTCGCCCTCGAAAAAGGGCCTGCCATCGAGTTGCCACCAGGCGATGCGCTCCCGCACGCGGTCGATCGACTTGCGGACGCTCTCATCCGCCGGATCCACTCCCAGATCTTTCAAGAGCGCGAGAGCGTAGACGGTGCGCATCCAGCCCTCGTCGTCCTCCGCACCCCACTGGCCGCCCTCGGCTTGGAGGCCAAGGAGCCGGGCGCCCCAGCCTTCCGAGGCGACGCGCGAGCGCTCGGCGGCGACGGCCTCGCCGGTCTCGTCGGTGAGGTCGCGCAAGACCTGCCAGCGGATCGACGGATCCGAATCGAGCAGCCACTTCAGGATCGCCTTTCGACTCGCCATGCTCCTCTCTCCGTTGCCGACCCGGGATACCTCCCATCGAGCCGGTGGAACTCTACGGATCTTGGACGTGGAGGTCTCGACAACAAGTATCGGTTGACCGAGCTTGGGAACCCCTGCTGGCGCCACTGACCGCGTCGCGTTTCATGGCTTCGTCCCGACGCGCGCCCGGACGAAATGAATCGGCCCGGCCGGCGCAAGCCCGTCGCTTCGTCCGGCGAAATAGCGCGCCGCCATGGCCGAGCTGTTCAGATCCTCGACATCGCCGAAGCCCTCGGACCGGAGCGCCGCGCCCAGCGCCGCGGGCTCGAAATAGCTTTTCCAGGGTTCTCCACCGGCTGACACCTGCTTGCCCAGCGACGTGAAGCCCGGCCGCTCCTCGGCGCTGTAGTTCTGGGCCGGCTCGAAATAGTCGAAGGCGATCTCGCTGTCGGGGGCCAGCGCGCCGACATCGCGGAGCGTCTCCAGGACGGTGTCCGCGGACAGGTAATAGACGACACCGAGCCAGGAGAAGAAGGCGGGGCGGCCGAGATCGACACCGCCCGAGCGCAAACCCTCGGCGAGGGATGTGGTGTTGAAGTCGATGGGGATGAAGGCGACCGATGCCGGTATGGCAATGCCGGCAGCCGCGAGCATCCGCTTCTTCCAGGCCTGCGTCGCGGGATGGTCGACCTCGAACAGCCTGACATCGGCCGGCAGCGCCTTCCGGTAAGCGAGGGTGTCCAGGCCGGCGCCGAGCAGGATCACCTGGCGAAGCCCCCGGGCGACCGCGGCCCGGCCCAGATCGTCGCAGAACCGGCTGCGCGCCACCACGGCCGCCCGAAAGGCGAGCGCGAACGGCGTCCGTTGATCGGTCGGATCCGCCCGCAGCCTCGCTTCTTCTCCGGCCCCGAGGATCGGAACGGCCAGCGGACCCCGGAAGACGAGCGGCTGGTCGAACAGCTGGTGCGCCGCCCGCTGCATCGCCACGCGCAGCGCCGTTTCGCTGGCCTCTCCGTCACGCATCGGATGTCCCCTTGAACCGACCCGATCCCGTCTATTTCATCGTGAAGCCGTTCTCGACGAATCCAAACGGGCCCATCGGCTTTCTGCTCTCGAGCAGATCATGCGTCACAGGTAGCGCCGGAGAATACCTTCGATATAAGGGTTGATCTCCCGATGCGCATGGCCATACCAGGAGCCGTGGCCCATGCCGGGCAGCAGGTGAAATTCGCCCGTCGGGATCAGGCCCGCCAGTTCCTCGCCGTCCTGCGGCGGCGCCTGCACGTCTTCGGCGAAGGCGATCACATGCACCGGCACGCGAACCGACCGGAGCCGCTCGCGCTGGTCGAAGCGCAACGACGCATCCCATTGCGGCACGAGCGATTCCTCGTTGTCCCCCGACTCGATCCATTCCAGCAGCAGCTCTTTCAGCCGCGGCCAGAGCTCGCGATCGCCCAGCGCGCGCGCCGGATAAAGCATGCTGGCATAATGCGTGACCCCCATCATGCCGTCGAGCGTGCCGCCACGTTTGCGAAACTCGATCTCCGCTTCCTGAAAGTCCCAGCCCCAGCCGGTGCTCCAGGCGCCACTCCCCATCACGATCGCGCAGCGCACCAGCTCGGGCCGATCGATCGCGACCTGCTGGACGATGGCCGAGCCCAGCGACGAGCCGATGAAGGCGACCGGGCCGTCGCAGACCCCGCCTACCAATTCGGCGACATCGCTGGCGAAATCCTCGATGAGCCAGGGCGGGCTGACGTTGGAGGTTGTCTTGCCGATGCCGCGATTGTCGAAAACCGTGCTTCGGAATGCGCTGTCGAAGTGAGGCGTCTGGAACTGCTGCCAGTCTCGCCCCCGGGCGCCGCCCCCGCCGACCCAGACGATGTCCGGCCCGCTGCCGGTCTGTTCATAGGAAATTGTGGCCGAAGATCCGGCGAACAAAGGCATTCGTCTCTCCTGTTGGAAGTAAGCTATCAGCGCCTTCAACAACCCGACGTCCTGGAATCTCAGGTCTCGTACCAGTTCAGCACGCGCAGCGCACGCAACGTATTCCAGCGACCGGCCTTGCCGACTCCGGCTCGCGATGCCTTTCTCCGTTACTGATGAGCGACGCATGTCATCGAACGCCGTCGTGCCGATGACAGCCTGTTGTTGCAGCAGGCAGAGAATTTTCCCTTATCGAGTCTCAAGCGAGAACAAGGCGCAGGTACGATGCGGCACAACCTATACGTTAAGGCTTCGATCCTACCTTCGACGCCCGTCCGCAGCTTCGACGGCCAGAACCACTTGCGCCATAAGGACAGCGGACCGTCTCGGAGGCCGCGATTTGGGTGTATGGTGGTGCCCTGAAGATGGCTCCTGCGCGGGCAGCGGCGCGAGGGTGGGAGGTCGCTTTATGGATAGATCGGCATCCTTCCAGACGTCTGGCCTGACCGCGGTTGACCCGCGTCGGCCATGTCCTCCTGCCACCGCAGTCTCCGAGGGAGGGCCCAACTATCTATAGGTCTAACGGTCCGCCTATTGACTACCGATAGTCCTCCCGCCGTCCGGGCCTTGAGCCGGCGACCAGACATCACAGGGAGTTTCCCGGCCAGCCGGCGCATTCTGCGGTTTCGATTCCTAGAGAATCTCCAGGTCGCGAGATTCATGGCGCAGGATTCGAGGCCTGACGCCGTGTTGACATCGATTGGCCGTTGTTGCGCCAATTACAGCAGAAAGCCGGAACTCGCTGCAGGCTTGGCTGTTGTGAACGAATGGGCGCGCCGCTCGCTATTTTGGTGCGAAAACGACAGATGTCTGATGGGATTACCAGGAGTAGAAGACAATCAGTCGACTGCTCTCCGCAGGACAGGATAGATGTCCGGGCGAGCGCAGAGGATCGGACAGCGGGACCGTGCCCCGGACGGGGGCCGGGACCAAGCCGAGGGGTCAACCCTCGTGGTCATCGGGGAGCGGCGTTATGACGGGATATCGCGGAACTGAAAGCCTGCGTTCGGCCCTTGCATTCACCTTGTCGGCCTCTCTCGTTTTGGGCGGGTGCGTGTCAGCCGGCCCTCAGGACTTCTCGCAAAACGTCGCTCAGGGCGGCCCCGAGAAGTGCAACAAAATCACGCAAGACGATGTCGACACGGATACCGCCCGAACGACAGCCGAGGGTGCTGCCGTCTGGGCCGGCGTTGGTGCTGTGCTCGGAGCCCTGCTCGGCGTGGCTTCAGGCGGCAACGCAGCCCAGATCGGGACGGCGGCCGCGATCGGCGCAGGCGCCGGGGCGGTGGGCGGCGGCGTGTCGGGCTATGGCACGGCTCAGCAGAAGAATCGTTACGCACTCCAGGAGGCGCGACTCAACTGCCAGATCGAAGCCGCCCAGGAAGACAACGCGAAACTGGACAAGCTTCTATCGGACCTCCAGAGTTCGATCGACTATAACGTCAAGCAGATCGATGAGCTGCAGGCGGAATATAACGCCAAGAAGGTCAGCGCCGACGAGGCGAAGGCCCAGCTCGCATCGATCGACAGCGCAACATCGCAAATGGAGCGGACCATCGCGCAGCTGAAGGAGCGCCAGCTCGCCTATCAAACGGCGCGCGATGCCAATAATGACGCGGCAGACAAGAACCTGAACACCGCCGAGCTGGACAAGAACATCGAGGATCTGAACAAGAAGATCGCCGAGGCCGATTCGGCCCTGCAGGTTCTCGTCGAACGGCGCAAGGTTGCGCAGATCGGATAGCGGCTGCATGAAGCCTGATCGTCTCCATCATCATCATCGGCGGCGATGGGTCGTGGTTGCCGCGTTCCTGGTTCTGCCGCTGCTGTCGGCAGCCATGAGCGGATGCAGCTGCAGCGACGATCCCCGGACGGGCGGCTATATCTGCGGCCAAAGCGGGCTGAATAGCGGCGCCTACCAGCAGCGGGTCACGACCCGCCAGCAGACGCTGGAGAACACGCAGGATGATATCAAGCGGAAGCAGCAGGATTCCGCCGATCTGCAGATGAAGAACGAGGATCTCACCAAGCAGGCCGATCAGATTGAAAAAGATATGAACAAGCTCGATGCGGACATCGCCGAAATGAAGAAGAGAATCGCGGCGGAGTCGGCGAGCAACTCTTCCCACCAGAAGGAGCTGGCGCAATTGCAGAAGGACGCCGAGCAGCTTCGCCAGCAGGCGGCGATCGCCAAGAATACGCCGGGCACCGATGCCGAGCGCCAGCAAGAACTCCAGCGGCTGCAGCAGCGCTACAACGATATCCAGAATCAGATCTTGCTGATTACTGGAGGAGCGTGACAGCGGGAACGCGGGCCAGCGGCAACTCGCGTCGACGGCCGGGCGACCGGGTCGTCGTCGTGGCAGATCGGCATGTGATTGTTGTCGTTGCCTTCATGCTGTGGCCAAATGGCGACCGCTCTCGGGTGGAAGGTTAGGCTCATGGATATTCGACCGGCGGCCTGGCGGTGTCGGTTGGCGCCACCTCCGCTGCGGATCGGGCCCTGGATTGGAGCCGTCATCCTGGCCCTCGGGATGATCGGGCTCTCGGCGGAATTGACAGGCGGATGGGCGCAAGAAGCGCAGCCCGTCGCCACGCCTGCTGCCCCGTCACCGCCGCTCGATCCCAATATTGAGCTTCGCGAGCGGCTGACGACGTTGCGAGCGAAGAATGATTCCTTTGCGGAATCGCTGACTCAACTCCAACTGCTGATCTCGCTCAATGTCTGCGATCCGGCGACCAAGGCCAAAATCGAGGAGTTGATCGCCGCCGCTCGCCAGGCCAGCAACGGCACGGACGGGACCGGGACCCTGGCGCAGGCAGCGGATCTTCCGGCTGCCGCCACGGCGGTGAGCTTGAGCCCGCCGCCGGCCGACCTGGCAACGCCATTGTCGCGCGCCGAGATTGCCAAGAGGCTTCAGGGCCTCACGGTCTTCGTGCTGACGGAGGGTGGGTTCGGATCGGGAATTGTCGTCGGCCCCGACGTCGTTCTGACCAGTCGCCATGTGATCGAGAGCGCCGGGCCGCGCGGCATCCTGGTCCTTCAGTCAGGGCAGCCGAGACCCCTCCAGGCGAAGCTCGTCGCGGAAACCGCGTCATCGGAGTTCAATCGTCAGGACTTCGCTCTGCTCCGATTGGATCAGCCTCTTTCGCAGGCCACTCTCGCGATCGCACCTCGCCAGGAACCGCTCGAGAGCGTCTATGCGGCAGGCTTCCCGAACTCCGTGGTCTCGAACGATGCCGGGTTGATTTCTCTGTTGAGCGGCCAGGCCGGCCAGGTGCCTTCACCGGTTCTGTCGTCCGGCACGATCACGACGATTCAGCAGAACGGCAATGTGCCGATGATCGTTCATTCCGCCGAAATTTCTCCCGGCAGCAGCGGCGGGCCCTTGATCAATGCTTGCGGGCAGCTGCTTGGCATCAACACCTTCATCACCGACGGCGGCGGCGGCGCCGCCGGCAAGTTCGCGATCTCGGCCCAGGTCGCCAGGGACTTCCTGGGGCAGCACGGCGTGACGGTGCCGCTCGGCGTTCCTTGTGCCGCAGGAGCCAATTAGGTGAGCGAATTCAGCGACGGCGCAAAGCCTCTGTTGCTGGCGACGACGAGCGCCAGCGGTGTGACTCGACTTTCTCGCGACGAGGTCCGCCGTTGAGCCGCAAGAGACTGTCGAGGATCGGCGCGAACAGTGCGGTCGCCATACTGGTTGGCGGCAAGCCGGTATGGAAGCAGTCGGATCGGATTCTGACGATCGCCAGGCAGTATGCGGCCCCGGCCGCGGCGACGCTGCTGGCGCAGCCTGAGGCGAGCGCCGACGGCCAGAGCATAGAATGGTATTCGGCGAATCCCGGAACGGCGATCCGTCTTACTGAACTCGCTCCCGCCGAACAGGCGGCTGTCGGGGAGCTGCTGCGGACCCGCATCGAACAGCTTCGGGCGCTCGCGGCCCATCCGGCGCTCGCGAGCCAGAAAGACTTGCCGGCCCTGCTCCATGACGCCACGGAGTATCCCGGACCGGATTTCGTCTATGTGATCGGGCGCGATCCGGTCTTGACGATGTGGGGGCATCGTTCGTCCCAACTGGTGACGCCCGTCGCTCGTCCCTTCCTTTGGACGAGGTTGTTATGGCCGGCAGCCCTGGCGGCGCTGCTGCTGGCGCTCTGGTTCGGGTGGCAGCCGCTCAGCGGGCTGATCACGCATGAATGCCCCTCGGACGGCAGCAGGGTGTTCTTCTGGACGACATGCGCGACACCCCCGGCCACGGCAGTCGGACCGGATCCGGCATTGCTGCAGCAATTGCTCGACGAGCAGGCGCGTGCCGAGCGCGACCGGGCCGCTTTCGATGCCCTGATCAAGACGTATCAGGAGAAGCTTCTGGCATGCGCACCCGCCTCCGTGCCGGCACCGGTCGTGCCGGCCCTGCCCGAGCCGGCGCCGGCCCCGGAGGTCGTCCCGGTGCCGCCGGCCCCGCCGGCAGTCCAGGAGGCACCAACGGTGCCCAAGGTCGTGCCGCCGACCCCGCCGCCCGTACCTCCCCAGCGCGCGACCGAGGCGCCGGCACCGCCGCCGGCTCCTTCCCAGCAGGTCGCCGAGGCGCCGGCACCGGCGCCGTCGACTGCGGTATCGCCGCCCCCGCCCTTCGAGGAGCAGAAGTGCGAGGAGGTCCTGCCGACACGCAAGGCCTGGGAGGCGCCTCAGGTCTATTTTGTGGTTGATGCTTCAGGGTCCATGGCTGAGGATGCAGGCGGGTCGACGCGTCTTGACGCCGCCAAATCCTCGA
The nucleotide sequence above comes from Hypericibacter terrae. Encoded proteins:
- a CDS encoding CsbD family protein: MDKDRIKGAANQAKGAVKEAAGKLTGDAKLKAEGKTDKAVGQVQSAVGGLKDTLRGK
- a CDS encoding DUF3309 family protein, giving the protein MSLTTILIIVLVVLLLGGGGWGYSRWR
- a CDS encoding prenyltransferase/squalene oxidase repeat-containing protein; protein product: MASRKAILKWLLDSDPSIRWQVLRDLTDETGEAVAAERSRVASEGWGARLLGLQAEGGQWGAEDDEGWMRTVYALALLKDLGVDPADESVRKSIDRVRERIAWWQLDGRPFFEGETEACINGRILAAGAYFGADSDRLVDRLLEEQLEDGGWNCEAPTSRRSSFHSTICVLEGLLEYETAQGAPAAVTRARTRAQDYLLERRLHRSLASGEVINHRWTRFAFPTTWHYDVLRGLDFLRSAGVAPDERVAEAVALVEKRRHQNGRWPLNLLHPDRLERLPFELEAEIGRARRWNTLRALRVLDWHGS
- a CDS encoding class I SAM-dependent methyltransferase, producing the protein MRDGEASETALRVAMQRAAHQLFDQPLVFRGPLAVPILGAGEEARLRADPTDQRTPFALAFRAAVVARSRFCDDLGRAAVARGLRQVILLGAGLDTLAYRKALPADVRLFEVDHPATQAWKKRMLAAAGIAIPASVAFIPIDFNTTSLAEGLRSGGVDLGRPAFFSWLGVVYYLSADTVLETLRDVGALAPDSEIAFDYFEPAQNYSAEERPGFTSLGKQVSAGGEPWKSYFEPAALGAALRSEGFGDVEDLNSSAMAARYFAGRSDGLAPAGPIHFVRARVGTKP
- a CDS encoding alpha/beta fold hydrolase, with the protein product MRRSSVTEKGIASRSRQGRSLEYVACAARAELVRDLRFQDVGLLKALIAYFQQERRMPLFAGSSATISYEQTGSGPDIVWVGGGGARGRDWQQFQTPHFDSAFRSTVFDNRGIGKTTSNVSPPWLIEDFASDVAELVGGVCDGPVAFIGSSLGSAIVQQVAIDRPELVRCAIVMGSGAWSTGWGWDFQEAEIEFRKRGGTLDGMMGVTHYASMLYPARALGDRELWPRLKELLLEWIESGDNEESLVPQWDASLRFDQRERLRSVRVPVHVIAFAEDVQAPPQDGEELAGLIPTGEFHLLPGMGHGSWYGHAHREINPYIEGILRRYL
- a CDS encoding S1 family peptidase — its product is MIGLSAELTGGWAQEAQPVATPAAPSPPLDPNIELRERLTTLRAKNDSFAESLTQLQLLISLNVCDPATKAKIEELIAAARQASNGTDGTGTLAQAADLPAAATAVSLSPPPADLATPLSRAEIAKRLQGLTVFVLTEGGFGSGIVVGPDVVLTSRHVIESAGPRGILVLQSGQPRPLQAKLVAETASSEFNRQDFALLRLDQPLSQATLAIAPRQEPLESVYAAGFPNSVVSNDAGLISLLSGQAGQVPSPVLSSGTITTIQQNGNVPMIVHSAEISPGSSGGPLINACGQLLGINTFITDGGGGAAGKFAISAQVARDFLGQHGVTVPLGVPCAAGAN
- a CDS encoding VWA domain-containing protein, encoding MSRKRLSRIGANSAVAILVGGKPVWKQSDRILTIARQYAAPAAATLLAQPEASADGQSIEWYSANPGTAIRLTELAPAEQAAVGELLRTRIEQLRALAAHPALASQKDLPALLHDATEYPGPDFVYVIGRDPVLTMWGHRSSQLVTPVARPFLWTRLLWPAALAALLLALWFGWQPLSGLITHECPSDGSRVFFWTTCATPPATAVGPDPALLQQLLDEQARAERDRAAFDALIKTYQEKLLACAPASVPAPVVPALPEPAPAPEVVPVPPAPPAVQEAPTVPKVVPPTPPPVPPQRATEAPAPPPAPSQQVAEAPAPAPSTAVSPPPPFEEQKCEEVLPTRKAWEAPQVYFVVDASGSMAEDAGGSTRLDAAKSSIRYMAQHLPGDVVTGLISFTNCDSIVNGGSMSRDALIRATDALQPERGTALARSIERAGNTMSRTRKAIMVVATDGEDTCQGDPCAAAQAAMANNPNLTINVVDVGGSRVAQCIANAGHGRAFRADSADEIVKSMQQAAQETLVPKKCVTEP